A window from Pseudooceanicola algae encodes these proteins:
- a CDS encoding BolA/IbaG family iron-sulfur metabolism protein: MTIQASDIEAMIRDSFPNAKIDVQGDDGQHFSAMVEDDSFRGMNRVQQQRAVYAALKGKMDGPAGELHALALTTRAP, from the coding sequence ATGACCATTCAGGCCTCGGATATCGAAGCGATGATCCGCGACAGCTTTCCCAATGCCAAGATCGATGTCCAGGGGGACGACGGTCAGCACTTCTCGGCGATGGTCGAGGACGACAGCTTTCGGGGCATGAACCGCGTGCAGCAGCAACGTGCCGTCTATGCCGCCCTGAAAGGCAAGATGGATGGACCAGCTGGTGAGCTTCACGCCCTTGCGCTGACCACGCGGGCGCCCTGA
- the tkt gene encoding transketolase, which translates to MEIDALRTAHPEHWAKASAIRALTLDAVRAANSGHSGMPMGMADVATVLFEKHMKFDAATPDWADRDRFILSAGHGSMLVYALLHLTGDVQFPIEEIRNFRQWGARTAGHPENFLADAIETTTGPLGQGIANSVGFAMAEEMLRAQFGKKVVDHHTYVIAGDGCLMEGVSQEAITLAGRHQLSKLVVFWDNNGITIDGNVELSDNTDQVMRFKSAGWHVQEIDGHDPEAIDAAITAAKRAGKPSMIACKTHIALGHAAQDTSKGHGALTDADQLAAAKAAYGWKFGPFEIPADVKSAWEAIGSRGAADRAEWLDRFGELSERKQAEFTRRMAGEVPNKLASTVRALKKQLSEVQPKVATRKASEMALEVINPHLPETIGGSADLTGSNNTRTHDLGIFDIDNRKGRFVHWGIREHGMASAMNGMALHGGIKPYSGTFMCFTDYARPAMRLSALMKVAPVYVMTHDSIGLGEDGPTHQPVEHLAMLRATPNMFVFRPADAVETAESWELALSQTSTPSVLSLTRQNLPTVRTEHKTRNLSAQGAYVLADATTKRQAILLATGSEVEIALAARALLEKDGIGTRVVSMPCFELFEAQDATYRRKVLPAGAVRVAIEAGIRQGWDQWLLGERGRDTKAGFIGMTGFGASAPAETLYEKFGITAEAVVEKVKSLL; encoded by the coding sequence GTGGAAATCGACGCTCTGCGCACCGCGCATCCCGAACATTGGGCCAAGGCAAGTGCCATCCGCGCCCTGACCCTCGACGCCGTCCGGGCCGCCAATTCCGGCCATAGCGGCATGCCCATGGGCATGGCCGATGTCGCGACCGTCCTGTTCGAAAAGCACATGAAGTTCGACGCCGCGACCCCGGATTGGGCCGACCGCGACCGGTTCATCCTGTCGGCTGGCCATGGCTCGATGCTGGTCTACGCGTTGCTGCATCTGACCGGCGACGTACAATTCCCGATCGAGGAAATCCGCAACTTCCGCCAATGGGGGGCCCGCACCGCCGGCCACCCCGAGAACTTCCTGGCCGATGCGATCGAGACCACCACCGGCCCGTTGGGTCAGGGCATCGCCAATTCCGTCGGCTTCGCCATGGCCGAGGAAATGCTGCGCGCCCAGTTCGGCAAAAAAGTCGTGGACCACCACACCTATGTCATCGCCGGCGACGGCTGCCTGATGGAAGGCGTCAGCCAGGAGGCGATCACCCTTGCCGGCCGCCACCAGCTGAGCAAGCTGGTCGTCTTCTGGGACAACAACGGCATCACCATCGACGGCAATGTCGAACTGTCGGACAACACCGACCAGGTCATGCGCTTCAAATCGGCTGGCTGGCACGTCCAGGAAATCGACGGCCATGACCCCGAGGCCATCGATGCCGCCATCACCGCTGCCAAGCGCGCCGGCAAGCCGTCGATGATCGCCTGCAAGACCCACATCGCGCTCGGCCACGCCGCCCAGGATACCTCCAAGGGCCACGGCGCGCTGACCGATGCGGATCAGCTGGCGGCAGCCAAGGCCGCTTATGGCTGGAAATTCGGCCCCTTCGAGATCCCCGCAGACGTGAAATCCGCCTGGGAGGCCATCGGCAGCCGGGGCGCTGCGGACCGCGCCGAATGGCTGGATCGCTTTGGCGAACTGTCTGAACGCAAGCAGGCCGAGTTCACCCGCCGCATGGCCGGTGAGGTCCCCAACAAGCTGGCCTCGACCGTGCGCGCGCTGAAAAAGCAGCTCTCCGAAGTCCAGCCCAAGGTTGCCACCCGCAAGGCCTCGGAAATGGCGCTCGAAGTCATCAATCCGCATCTGCCCGAAACCATCGGCGGCTCGGCGGATCTGACCGGCTCGAACAACACGCGCACCCATGATCTCGGGATCTTCGACATCGACAACCGCAAGGGGCGCTTCGTCCATTGGGGTATCCGCGAACACGGCATGGCCTCGGCGATGAACGGCATGGCGTTGCACGGCGGGATCAAGCCCTACTCGGGCACCTTCATGTGCTTCACCGATTACGCCCGCCCCGCGATGCGTCTGTCGGCATTGATGAAGGTCGCCCCGGTCTACGTGATGACCCATGATTCCATCGGCCTCGGCGAAGACGGTCCGACCCACCAGCCGGTCGAACACCTCGCCATGCTGCGCGCCACGCCCAACATGTTCGTCTTCCGCCCCGCGGATGCCGTGGAAACCGCCGAAAGCTGGGAACTTGCGCTCAGCCAGACCTCGACGCCCTCGGTCCTGTCGCTGACCCGTCAGAACCTGCCGACCGTGCGGACCGAACACAAGACGCGCAACCTCTCGGCCCAGGGCGCCTACGTGCTCGCCGATGCCACGACGAAACGTCAGGCCATCCTGCTCGCCACCGGCTCCGAAGTCGAAATCGCGCTCGCCGCCCGCGCCCTGCTGGAAAAGGACGGGATCGGCACCCGCGTGGTCTCGATGCCCTGCTTTGAACTGTTCGAAGCCCAGGACGCCACCTATCGCCGCAAGGTCCTTCCCGCCGGCGCCGTCCGCGTCGCGATCGAGGCCGGAATCCGCCAGGGCTGGGACCAATGGCTACTCGGCGAACGCGGCCGCGACACAAAGGCCGGCTTCATCGGCATGACCGGCTTCGGCGCCTCCGCCCCCGCCGAAACCCTCTACGAAAAATTCGGCATCACCGCCGAAGCCGTGGTCGAAAAGGTCAAATCCCTTCTCTGA
- a CDS encoding MliC family protein, whose protein sequence is MRIFFLATVAVLGLCNGAAALEMIEARYICERDVVVPVTYVNGDEPHVALWADDRLILLPQVESGSGARYADGGASYVWWSKGDTGRLEFTDSEKGEKVTLFASCTVQE, encoded by the coding sequence ATGAGGATTTTCTTTTTAGCGACCGTCGCGGTGTTGGGTTTGTGCAACGGGGCTGCGGCCCTGGAGATGATCGAAGCGCGGTATATTTGCGAACGCGATGTGGTCGTCCCGGTGACGTATGTGAACGGGGATGAACCGCATGTCGCGCTTTGGGCGGATGACAGGCTGATCCTCTTGCCGCAGGTGGAATCGGGGTCAGGTGCGCGCTATGCTGACGGTGGCGCCAGCTACGTCTGGTGGAGCAAGGGCGACACCGGCCGCCTTGAGTTCACCGACAGCGAAAAAGGCGAAAAGGTCACCCTTTTCGCCTCTTGTACCGTTCAGGAATAG
- the purL gene encoding phosphoribosylformylglycinamidine synthase subunit PurL, with amino-acid sequence MQEPAITEELIASHGINPEEYAEILSILGRAPSFTELGIFSAMWNEHCSYKSSKKWLRTLPTTGPQVICGPGENAGVVDIGDGPDGKKMAVIFKMESHNHPSYIEPYQGAATGVGGILRDVFTMGARPVAAMNSLSFGAPDHHKTRQLVHGVVEGVGGYGNCFGVPTVGGEVRFDPAYNGNCLVNAFAAGLADADAIFYSAASGVGMPVVYLGAKTGRDGVGGATMASAEFDDTIEEKRPTVQVGDPFTEKRLMEATLELMQTGAVISIQDMGAAGLTCSAVEMGDKGGLGIRLDLDSVPQREPNMTAYEMMLSESQERMLMVLKPEKEAEARAVFQKWDLDFAIVGETIAEDRFLIEMGGKVFADMPLSKLASSAPEYDRPWVETEAPEALTDADIPSVDPIDGLKALIGCPNYCSRQWVYEQYDSMVMADTARGPGVGSGILRVHGTQKALAFTSDVTPRYVKANPVEGGKQAVAEAFRNLIATGAKPLATTDNLNFGNPEKPEIMGQFVGAIKGIAEAVAALDMPIVSGNVSLYNETDGTAILPTPTIGAVGLIEDIDKAIISPVREGHVALVLGGLGTHLGQSALLAEVFNRTDGDAPHVDLDAEARNGAFILDNIDWIRTCTDISDGGLALAAFELAEAAGVGVTLDSHSQVELFGEDQGRYLIGCSFDSAEALMVAAGKAGVEVLSVGKFGGEMVNFGGFAAPLDELSTIFRGTFGEVFG; translated from the coding sequence ATGCAGGAACCGGCCATCACGGAAGAACTGATCGCAAGCCACGGGATCAACCCGGAGGAATACGCCGAGATTCTGTCGATCCTCGGCCGGGCGCCCAGTTTCACCGAACTTGGCATCTTTTCGGCGATGTGGAACGAACATTGTTCTTACAAATCGTCGAAAAAATGGCTCCGCACCCTGCCGACCACCGGCCCCCAGGTGATCTGCGGCCCCGGTGAAAATGCCGGTGTGGTTGATATCGGCGACGGGCCGGATGGCAAGAAGATGGCCGTCATCTTCAAAATGGAAAGCCATAACCACCCCTCCTACATCGAACCCTATCAAGGGGCCGCCACGGGTGTTGGCGGCATCCTGCGTGATGTCTTCACCATGGGCGCACGGCCCGTCGCGGCGATGAATTCGCTGTCCTTCGGCGCGCCGGACCACCACAAGACCCGCCAATTGGTGCATGGTGTCGTCGAAGGCGTCGGGGGCTATGGCAATTGTTTCGGTGTCCCCACCGTCGGCGGAGAGGTCCGTTTCGACCCCGCCTATAACGGTAACTGCCTTGTGAACGCCTTTGCGGCCGGTTTGGCCGATGCGGATGCGATCTTTTATTCGGCGGCTTCCGGCGTCGGCATGCCCGTGGTCTATCTGGGCGCCAAAACCGGGCGCGACGGCGTTGGCGGTGCCACCATGGCCAGCGCCGAATTCGACGATACGATCGAGGAAAAGCGCCCCACCGTCCAGGTTGGCGATCCCTTCACCGAGAAACGCCTGATGGAAGCGACGCTGGAGCTGATGCAAACCGGCGCCGTGATCTCGATCCAGGACATGGGCGCTGCCGGCCTGACTTGTTCGGCGGTCGAAATGGGTGACAAGGGCGGCCTCGGCATCCGGCTCGACCTGGATTCGGTGCCGCAACGCGAACCCAACATGACCGCCTACGAGATGATGCTGTCGGAAAGCCAGGAGCGGATGCTCATGGTGCTGAAACCCGAAAAAGAGGCCGAAGCCCGCGCCGTTTTCCAGAAATGGGATCTGGATTTCGCCATCGTCGGGGAAACCATCGCCGAGGACCGTTTTCTGATCGAAATGGGCGGCAAGGTCTTTGCCGATATGCCTCTGTCGAAACTGGCCTCCTCCGCCCCGGAATACGACCGCCCCTGGGTCGAAACCGAAGCGCCCGAGGCGCTGACCGATGCGGATATCCCCTCGGTCGATCCGATCGATGGGCTGAAGGCGCTGATTGGCTGCCCGAACTATTGTTCGCGCCAGTGGGTCTATGAACAATACGACAGCATGGTCATGGCCGATACGGCACGCGGTCCCGGCGTCGGGTCAGGTATCCTGCGGGTTCATGGCACGCAAAAGGCGCTCGCCTTCACATCGGACGTGACGCCGCGCTATGTCAAGGCAAACCCTGTCGAAGGTGGCAAGCAAGCGGTCGCCGAAGCCTTCCGAAATCTGATAGCAACGGGCGCCAAGCCCTTGGCAACAACAGATAACCTTAACTTCGGCAACCCGGAAAAGCCTGAAATCATGGGCCAGTTCGTTGGCGCCATCAAGGGCATCGCAGAGGCCGTTGCAGCGCTCGACATGCCGATCGTTTCGGGCAATGTCTCGCTTTACAACGAAACCGACGGGACCGCGATCCTGCCTACTCCTACCATCGGCGCGGTCGGTCTGATCGAAGACATCGACAAGGCAATCATCAGCCCCGTGCGCGAAGGCCACGTGGCGCTGGTGCTGGGCGGTCTCGGCACGCATCTGGGCCAATCTGCCCTGCTGGCCGAGGTCTTCAACCGAACCGACGGCGACGCCCCCCATGTCGATCTGGACGCCGAGGCCCGCAACGGGGCCTTCATCCTCGACAACATCGACTGGATCCGCACCTGCACCGATATTTCGGACGGCGGGCTGGCGCTCGCGGCCTTCGAACTGGCCGAAGCGGCGGGGGTTGGCGTCACGCTCGACAGCCATTCGCAGGTCGAATTGTTCGGTGAAGATCAGGGACGCTACCTGATCGGTTGCAGCTTCGATTCTGCCGAGGCCCTGATGGTCGCCGCCGGCAAGGCGGGCGTCGAGGTGCTGAGCGTCGGAAAGTTCGGCGGCGAGATGGTCAACTTCGGCGGCTTTGCGGCCCCGCTCGACGAACTCTCGACGATCTTCCGTGGTACCTTTGGTGAGGTCTTCGGCTAG
- a CDS encoding cell division protein ZapA: MPDVTISIGGRKFDVACQPGEEDFLHGAAGMLDREAQVLVGQTGRLTEAKMLLMAGLMLADRTVGSESQIDAMQQEIEDLKGQIQALQDTPPQEIRVPFIPDSVTQSMAELAARAEAMAQRLEDNVGAE, translated from the coding sequence ATGCCTGACGTGACCATTTCAATCGGTGGGCGCAAATTCGATGTCGCCTGCCAGCCGGGCGAAGAAGATTTCCTGCATGGCGCCGCCGGGATGCTTGACCGCGAAGCCCAGGTGCTGGTGGGCCAGACGGGGCGGTTGACCGAAGCCAAGATGCTGCTGATGGCGGGGCTGATGCTGGCCGACAGGACGGTTGGGTCGGAGTCACAGATCGACGCAATGCAGCAGGAGATCGAGGACCTGAAAGGCCAGATCCAGGCGCTTCAGGATACGCCGCCGCAGGAAATCCGCGTGCCTTTCATTCCCGATAGCGTGACGCAGAGCATGGCGGAGCTGGCCGCAAGGGCCGAGGCGATGGCGCAGCGCCTGGAAGACAATGTCGGTGCAGAGTAA
- a CDS encoding indolepyruvate ferredoxin oxidoreductase family protein, giving the protein MTQPRISLNDKFDLTRKTVLLNGTQALVRLMLAQKARDADAGLNTAGYVTGYRGSPLGAVDMQMRRAGKLLEGADVLFKEGLNEDLAATALWGAQQAGLRGEGRFDGVFGLWYGKGPGVDRSGDVFRHANMAGTDPNGGVLVAMGDDHTGESSTVLHASEWAAMDAQMPVLSPAGVQEILDLGHYGYGLSRYAGLWVALKLMKDTVEATAVVEGNHDRVTLFSPPDALPEGGLNIRLVDTPVEQEARLLDYKVRAAEAYARANRIDKRGWGKPGARIGFVAAGKNWLDLQHAFSLLGLDGEGAERLGLTSYKIAQVWPLDRTSFAEWAGGLDLIVVVEEKRKILETQIKETLFDVPDRPRVIGAKNGDKVLFTSKMQLDPVMIAEALGQVLIDEGHGSEAISDGMTALADVRRNDTATDLAARLPYFCSGCPHNSSTKVPEGSRAYAGIGCHYMVQWMDRDTLGVTHMGAEGANWIGEAPFSKRGHVFQNIGDGTYNHSGIQAIRAAVMSGVTMTYKILYNDAVAMTGGQANEGGLDAYQIARELVAMGVPRVVAVYDAKEEVDLTLFPREVETRERADVMQVQEDLARQEGVSALLYIQTCAAEKRRRRKRGTFPDPDKRVFINTDVCEGCGDCGVQSNCVSIVPVETDLGRKRAIDQSSCNKDFSCIQGFCPSFVTLEGARIRKDAAETQALDLPEMAEPQFAPIEGTHNVIITGVGGTGVVTIGAVLAQAAQIDGKGAGMMEMAGLAQKGGAVHIHLRIAETPGDITAIRVANGEADAVIGGDLVVSAGSKTLGLTRTGHTGAVVNSHEIITGDFTRDTEFALPSDRLALQLEARLGDKVSLFDASELARATMGDSIFANMLLCGAAWQRGLVPIGHAAIREAIGLNGAAVEANLRAFEIGRWASLHPDQAAAMIAPAGPPAEKTLEEKIAFRADHLRAYQGRGLARRYRAMVARFDDPALQEAVAKGYHKLLTYKDEYEVARLLIQTRKKAEKDFSGDFRMSYHLAPPTLGTEGKDGRPAKRTFGPWFKLPLSVLARGKFLRGTRLDPFGRAEERRLERDLIAQYEGDLERLLAGIAPGRMGVACALAELPLEIRGFGPVKAANQARAAKTREALIAELAPGPAETRVAGIPEAAE; this is encoded by the coding sequence GTGACCCAACCTCGGATCAGCCTGAATGACAAATTCGACCTGACGCGCAAGACGGTGTTGCTGAACGGCACACAGGCGCTGGTCAGGCTCATGCTGGCCCAGAAGGCGCGCGACGCCGATGCAGGGCTCAACACAGCTGGATATGTCACGGGATACCGCGGATCACCGCTTGGGGCGGTGGATATGCAGATGCGCCGGGCAGGAAAGCTGCTCGAAGGCGCAGATGTGCTTTTCAAGGAAGGTCTGAACGAAGACCTCGCCGCGACCGCCCTTTGGGGCGCGCAGCAGGCCGGGCTACGGGGCGAGGGGCGTTTCGACGGCGTCTTCGGCCTTTGGTACGGCAAGGGGCCGGGCGTGGACCGGTCAGGCGATGTATTCCGCCATGCAAATATGGCCGGCACCGATCCCAATGGCGGTGTTCTGGTTGCCATGGGGGATGACCATACCGGCGAAAGCTCGACCGTGCTGCATGCCAGCGAATGGGCAGCGATGGATGCGCAGATGCCGGTCCTCAGCCCCGCCGGCGTGCAGGAGATCCTGGATCTTGGCCATTACGGCTATGGTCTGAGCCGCTACGCCGGCCTCTGGGTCGCGCTGAAACTGATGAAGGACACGGTCGAGGCAACGGCCGTTGTCGAAGGCAACCATGACCGCGTGACCCTTTTCTCGCCACCGGATGCGCTGCCCGAAGGTGGCCTGAACATCCGGCTGGTCGATACGCCTGTCGAACAGGAAGCCCGCCTGCTGGACTACAAGGTCCGCGCGGCCGAAGCCTATGCCCGCGCCAACCGGATCGACAAGCGCGGCTGGGGCAAGCCCGGCGCCCGGATCGGGTTCGTCGCGGCCGGAAAGAACTGGCTCGACCTGCAACATGCCTTCAGCCTGCTGGGGCTGGACGGAGAGGGGGCCGAGCGGCTTGGCCTGACCAGCTACAAGATCGCGCAGGTCTGGCCGCTGGATCGGACCAGCTTTGCCGAATGGGCCGGCGGACTGGACCTGATCGTGGTGGTCGAGGAAAAGCGCAAGATCCTGGAAACGCAGATCAAGGAAACCCTGTTCGACGTGCCCGACCGGCCAAGGGTCATCGGGGCGAAGAACGGCGACAAGGTGCTGTTCACCTCGAAGATGCAGCTTGATCCGGTGATGATCGCCGAAGCCTTGGGGCAGGTCCTTATCGACGAAGGCCATGGCAGCGAGGCTATCAGCGACGGGATGACCGCATTGGCCGATGTGCGGCGCAACGATACCGCAACGGATCTGGCCGCGCGGTTGCCCTATTTCTGCTCGGGCTGCCCGCATAATTCATCGACCAAGGTGCCCGAAGGCAGTCGCGCCTACGCCGGGATCGGCTGTCACTACATGGTGCAATGGATGGACCGTGACACGCTCGGGGTCACCCATATGGGGGCCGAGGGCGCGAACTGGATCGGCGAGGCGCCGTTTTCCAAGCGCGGGCATGTCTTCCAGAACATCGGAGACGGGACCTATAACCACTCCGGCATTCAGGCGATCCGGGCGGCGGTGATGTCCGGCGTCACCATGACCTACAAGATCCTCTATAATGATGCCGTTGCGATGACCGGCGGGCAGGCAAACGAAGGGGGCCTTGATGCCTATCAGATAGCGCGCGAACTGGTCGCCATGGGTGTGCCCCGCGTCGTGGCTGTCTATGACGCCAAGGAAGAGGTCGACCTGACCCTGTTCCCCAGGGAGGTCGAGACCCGCGAACGCGCCGATGTAATGCAGGTGCAAGAGGACCTCGCCCGGCAGGAAGGCGTCTCGGCACTTCTCTATATCCAGACCTGTGCTGCCGAGAAACGTCGCCGGCGCAAGCGCGGCACTTTCCCGGACCCCGACAAGCGGGTCTTCATCAATACCGACGTCTGCGAAGGCTGCGGGGATTGCGGCGTGCAATCCAATTGCGTTTCCATCGTGCCGGTCGAGACGGACCTGGGCCGCAAACGCGCCATCGACCAGTCGAGCTGCAACAAGGATTTCAGCTGTATTCAGGGTTTTTGCCCCAGCTTCGTGACGCTGGAAGGGGCCAGGATCCGAAAGGATGCCGCCGAAACTCAGGCGCTGGACCTGCCCGAGATGGCCGAGCCGCAATTCGCGCCGATCGAAGGCACCCATAACGTCATCATCACTGGCGTTGGCGGCACCGGCGTGGTGACCATCGGCGCGGTCCTGGCGCAGGCGGCCCAGATCGATGGCAAGGGAGCGGGCATGATGGAAATGGCCGGTCTCGCCCAGAAGGGCGGCGCGGTGCATATCCATCTGCGCATCGCGGAAACCCCCGGCGACATCACCGCCATCCGTGTCGCAAATGGCGAGGCAGACGCAGTGATCGGCGGCGATCTTGTTGTCAGTGCGGGGTCAAAGACCCTTGGGCTGACGCGTACGGGGCATACCGGTGCGGTGGTCAACAGCCACGAGATCATCACCGGTGATTTCACGCGGGACACCGAATTCGCGCTGCCCTCCGACCGGCTTGCCCTGCAGTTGGAGGCACGGTTGGGCGACAAGGTCAGCCTGTTCGATGCCAGCGAACTGGCGCGGGCGACCATGGGCGACAGTATCTTTGCCAATATGCTGCTGTGCGGGGCGGCCTGGCAACGCGGGCTGGTGCCGATCGGGCACGCAGCGATCCGGGAAGCGATCGGCCTGAACGGGGCTGCGGTCGAAGCCAACCTGCGTGCCTTTGAAATCGGACGTTGGGCTTCGCTGCATCCCGATCAGGCGGCAGCGATGATCGCCCCGGCGGGTCCGCCGGCGGAAAAGACACTGGAAGAAAAGATCGCCTTCCGGGCCGATCATCTGCGGGCCTACCAGGGTCGCGGGCTGGCCAGGCGATACCGCGCGATGGTGGCCCGGTTTGACGATCCCGCCCTGCAGGAAGCCGTCGCGAAGGGCTATCACAAGCTGCTGACCTACAAGGACGAATACGAGGTCGCCCGCCTGTTGATCCAGACCCGCAAGAAGGCAGAGAAGGACTTTTCTGGCGATTTTCGCATGTCCTATCACCTGGCTCCGCCGACCCTGGGCACCGAGGGCAAGGATGGCCGCCCGGCGAAAAGGACCTTCGGGCCGTGGTTCAAGTTGCCCTTGAGCGTTCTGGCGCGCGGAAAATTCCTGCGCGGCACCCGGCTTGATCCCTTCGGGCGGGCCGAGGAACGCCGGCTGGAGCGCGATCTGATTGCCCAATACGAAGGCGACCTTGAACGCCTGCTGGCAGGCATCGCGCCGGGTCGGATGGGCGTCGCATGCGCGCTGGCCGAACTGCCGCTGGAGATCCGGGGCTTCGGTCCGGTCAAGGCGGCGAACCAGGCGCGCGCGGCCAAGACCCGCGAAGCCCTGATCGCAGAGCTTGCGCCCGGGCCGGCGGAAACCCGCGTTGCAGGGATACCAGAAGCCGCCGAATAG
- a CDS encoding LysR family transcriptional regulator, whose translation MDWDKLRIFHAVADAGSLTHAGDALHLSQSAVSRQIRGLEDSLNTTLFHRHARGLILTEQGELLFDATRAMAKRLDTATARIRDSEEEVFGELRVTTAVGFGTLWLAPRLTKLYDRYPDLKIDLMLEERVLDLPMREADVAVRMKEPSQADLIRKKLMSIRMRCYASKTYLEKRGHPETLDQLSSHRIICQAPSAPQVAGGASLIHKLLANDVGSTLTVNNYFGVLQAVIHDLGIGVLPDYLIEEFPNLERVFPDIESSEVPVFLAFPEELRHSKRVAAFRDFVQEEIMAHRRSIRELRERDEDI comes from the coding sequence ATGGACTGGGACAAGCTCAGAATATTCCACGCTGTCGCCGATGCCGGCAGTCTGACCCATGCGGGAGATGCGCTGCATCTGTCGCAATCCGCCGTGTCGCGTCAGATCCGCGGGCTCGAGGATTCGCTGAACACCACCCTGTTCCACCGACATGCGCGCGGGCTTATCTTGACCGAACAGGGCGAATTGCTGTTTGACGCGACCCGCGCCATGGCCAAGCGGCTGGATACGGCAACGGCCCGGATCCGTGACAGCGAAGAAGAAGTCTTTGGCGAATTGCGCGTCACCACGGCTGTCGGTTTCGGCACGCTCTGGCTGGCCCCGCGCCTGACTAAGCTCTACGACCGCTATCCCGATCTCAAGATCGACCTGATGCTGGAAGAACGCGTTCTGGACCTGCCGATGCGCGAAGCCGACGTGGCCGTGCGCATGAAGGAGCCGAGCCAGGCCGACCTGATCCGCAAGAAGCTGATGTCGATTCGGATGCGCTGCTATGCCTCCAAGACCTACCTGGAAAAGCGCGGGCATCCCGAAACGCTGGACCAGTTGTCCAGCCACCGCATCATCTGCCAGGCGCCATCGGCACCGCAGGTGGCCGGTGGGGCATCCCTTATTCACAAGCTGCTTGCCAATGACGTCGGCTCTACCCTGACGGTGAACAATTACTTCGGCGTGCTCCAGGCGGTGATCCACGATCTCGGGATCGGCGTGCTGCCGGATTACCTGATCGAGGAGTTCCCCAACCTCGAGCGCGTCTTCCCCGACATCGAAAGCAGCGAAGTCCCCGTCTTCCTCGCTTTCCCGGAAGAACTGCGCCATTCCAAGAGAGTCGCCGCCTTCCGCGATTTCGTTCAGGAAGAGATCATGGCGCACCGTCGATCTATCCGGGAACTGCGCGAACGGGACGAAGACATCTGA
- the grxD gene encoding Grx4 family monothiol glutaredoxin, which produces MSDAKTLITETVKAHDVVLYMKGTKSMPQCGFSSRVAGVLNYMGVDYTDVNVLSDADLRQGIKDYSDWPTIPQLYVKGEFVGGCDIITEMTLSGELDTLFEESGVTYDKEAADKIRAANG; this is translated from the coding sequence ATGAGCGACGCCAAGACCCTCATCACCGAAACCGTGAAAGCCCATGATGTCGTGCTCTACATGAAGGGCACCAAGTCGATGCCGCAATGTGGTTTTTCCTCTCGCGTGGCGGGCGTTCTGAACTACATGGGTGTGGATTACACGGATGTGAACGTGCTTTCGGATGCCGACCTGCGCCAGGGCATCAAGGATTATTCCGACTGGCCCACCATCCCGCAGCTGTACGTCAAAGGAGAGTTCGTGGGCGGCTGCGACATCATCACCGAGATGACCCTTTCGGGCGAACTCGACACCCTGTTCGAAGAAAGCGGCGTGACCTACGACAAGGAAGCCGCGGACAAGATCCGCGCTGCAAACGGCTGA